Within Nitrospira sp. MA-1, the genomic segment CCGATGTGTTGTTAGCGGCTGCTTCAAAAGCGATTATCATTGGATTTCATGTTCGTCCGGATTCAAAGGCGGCTGCTATTGCTGAACGTGAGGGTGTGGAAATTCGGTTGTACACCATCATCTATAATATTCTTGATGATATCCGTTCGGCTGCAGAAGGTCTTCTGGCTCCAACGATCAGGGAACGGGTGATGGGGCATGCGGAGGTTCGGCAGCTATTCTCTGTTCCGAAAATGGGTACCATTGCCGGTTGTTACGTGAATGATGGGTCGATATCCCGTTCAAACACCAAGGTAAGAGTTGTTCGTGACCAGGTGATGGTCTATGAAGGAAAAATTGGATCGTTACGGCGGTTCAAGGATGATGCACGGGAAGTTCAGCAAGGCTATGAATGCGGAATTGGAGTTGAGAATTTCAATGATTTAAAAATCGGCGATGTGTTAGAGGCCTACGTCTTGGAAGAGGAGGCCACAAAATTATAATCCAGAATGGATAAGGGGATCCTGAATGGGGATGATCGTGGGGTTGTGCACGCTCGAACTCCATATCCCTGATGTCCAATCCCTGAAAGGTAAGCGTCAGGTTCTCTCAAGCTTGATTACCCGATTGCGAAATCGGTTTAATATTTCCGTTGCTGAAATTGAGGAACAAGACATTTGGCAAAAAGCCATTTTGGGAGTGGCGTGTGTAGCGAATGACACGGGAAGGGTCAATCAAGTCTTAGACCAGGTCCTCAACTTTATACGATCTAAC encodes:
- a CDS encoding DUF503 domain-containing protein — encoded protein: MGMIVGLCTLELHIPDVQSLKGKRQVLSSLITRLRNRFNISVAEIEEQDIWQKAILGVACVANDTGRVNQVLDQVLNFIRSNPSIELLRSQIEVL